From one Streptococcus pneumoniae genomic stretch:
- a CDS encoding Cof-type HAD-IIB family hydrolase has product MNAKLKYKAKKIKLVFFDIDDTLRVKQTGYMPESIQTVFQQLKDKGIVTGIASGRAGFGVVPEIKALQPDFFVTLNGAHVEDKKGKAIYQHKLEEDLVENYITWAKEVEIDYGFINNDEAALSTRNEMISEAMDIIYPDLPVDPDFYQDHDVYQLFTFEDKGDSLTLPESLSDKLRLVRWHEHSSDVVAVDGSKAVGVAKVVEHLGLKPENVLVFGDELNDLELFDYAGMSIAMGISHEKVQEVADYVTDTVEEDGIFKALELLGLVEKELHFPQLDVEKEEGPVATIHTNHGDLRIKLFPEQAPKTVANFIALAKDGYYDGVIFHRIIEDFMIQGGDPTGTGMGGESIYGESFEDEFSPELYNIRGALSMANAGPNTNGSQFFIVQNSSLPYSKKELSRGGWPEEIAAVYAKEGGTPHLDRRHTVFGQLMDEASYQTLDRIAAVETGAMDKPLEDVVMESIEVSEA; this is encoded by the coding sequence ATGAACGCAAAGCTAAAATACAAAGCAAAGAAAATTAAACTAGTCTTTTTTGATATTGACGATACCTTGAGGGTGAAACAGACAGGCTATATGCCAGAGTCTATTCAGACTGTTTTTCAGCAGTTAAAGGACAAGGGAATTGTTACAGGGATTGCTTCTGGTCGTGCAGGTTTTGGAGTTGTTCCTGAAATCAAGGCCTTGCAACCAGACTTTTTTGTGACCTTAAATGGTGCTCACGTTGAGGATAAGAAAGGTAAAGCCATTTACCAACATAAGCTTGAAGAAGACCTTGTGGAAAATTATATTACGTGGGCTAAGGAAGTTGAGATTGACTATGGATTTATCAACAATGATGAAGCTGCCCTATCGACTCGCAATGAGATGATTAGTGAAGCGATGGATATTATCTATCCAGACTTACCAGTTGATCCAGACTTCTACCAAGACCATGATGTTTATCAACTATTCACATTTGAAGATAAGGGCGACAGCCTAACTTTACCCGAATCTTTATCAGACAAGCTTCGTTTGGTTCGTTGGCATGAGCACTCATCTGATGTGGTTGCTGTTGATGGCTCAAAAGCAGTGGGCGTGGCAAAAGTTGTGGAGCATTTAGGTTTGAAGCCAGAAAATGTTTTGGTCTTTGGGGATGAGCTGAATGATTTGGAGCTCTTTGACTATGCTGGTATGAGTATTGCCATGGGCATATCACACGAGAAAGTTCAGGAAGTGGCTGATTATGTGACAGATACCGTTGAAGAAGATGGAATCTTTAAAGCCTTGGAACTACTAGGATTGGTTGAGAAAGAATTGCATTTTCCACAGCTAGATGTTGAGAAAGAAGAAGGTCCGGTAGCTACTATTCACACCAATCATGGTGATTTGCGTATCAAGCTTTTTCCAGAACAAGCGCCAAAAACAGTCGCAAACTTTATCGCCCTTGCAAAAGATGGCTACTATGACGGTGTGATTTTCCACCGAATCATTGAAGATTTCATGATTCAAGGTGGTGACCCAACTGGTACAGGTATGGGGGGTGAATCCATTTATGGAGAATCGTTTGAAGATGAATTCTCACCAGAGTTGTACAATATCCGCGGAGCACTGTCTATGGCGAATGCTGGTCCAAATACCAATGGTAGTCAATTCTTTATCGTTCAAAATAGCTCTCTTCCTTATTCTAAAAAGGAATTGAGTCGAGGAGGTTGGCCAGAGGAGATTGCGGCAGTTTACGCAAAAGAGGGGGGAACTCCCCATCTTGATCGTCGTCATACCGTCTTTGGTCAGCTCATGGATGAAGCGTCTTACCAGACGCTTGATAGGATTGCCGCAGTTGAGACTGGTGCCATGGATAAGCCTTTAGAGGATGTCGTTATGGAAAGTATTGAAGTGAGTGAAGCATGA
- a CDS encoding S1 RNA-binding domain-containing protein: MKIGDKLKGKITGIQPYGAFVELDNQVVGLIHISEIKTGYIADIHELLQLGQEVQVQVVDFDEYTQKASLSMRTLEEEKHRLPRYHRFSNAHHKYGFEPLGKQLPIWIKESMDFLKDRA, encoded by the coding sequence ATGAAAATTGGTGACAAATTAAAAGGAAAGATTACAGGGATTCAGCCGTATGGAGCTTTCGTTGAGCTGGATAATCAGGTTGTAGGTTTGATCCATATCTCTGAGATTAAGACAGGCTATATTGCTGATATCCATGAGCTTTTGCAGCTGGGTCAAGAAGTGCAGGTGCAGGTCGTTGATTTTGACGAATACACACAAAAAGCGAGTCTTTCTATGCGAACGCTCGAAGAAGAAAAGCATCGCCTGCCTCGCTACCATCGGTTCTCCAATGCCCATCACAAGTATGGCTTTGAGCCTTTAGGAAAGCAATTACCGATTTGGATCAAGGAAAGCATGGACTTTTTAAAAGATCGAGCATAG